From the genome of Anaerotignum faecicola:
TGAATATACCGCCGCCCTGGAACAGACCTTTGAAGAGCATCAGGCAGATGCGAGACGGAGAGCCGAACAGCAGGTGGAACTGGAAAGCGAACGAATCGAACATGAGACGAACAAAAAGCTTTCCCTGGAGCAGATTGGCATCAAACGGGAGCTCGGACATAAACAGGAAGAGCTGAAAGACAAAATTTTTGTGGAGCTTAAGGATGTGCTGGAACAGTACATGGAAACTCCCGAATATTCACAGCTTTTGGAGAAGCAGATCCGCCACGCCAGAGAATTTGCCGGAAACGAATTCTTTACGATCTACATTGACCCGGCGGACGAGACGAGACTGAACCGTCTGGCGCTCCACAACAGCGCCGACATCCGCGTGAGTGAGTACTCCTTCGGCGGCGGCACACGGGCCGTCATTCCATCCCGCCATATCCTGATTGACAACTCCTTCCAGACAAAACTGGAGGAGGCAA
Proteins encoded in this window:
- a CDS encoding V-type ATP synthase subunit E — translated: EYTAALEQTFEEHQADARRRAEQQVELESERIEHETNKKLSLEQIGIKRELGHKQEELKDKIFVELKDVLEQYMETPEYSQLLEKQIRHAREFAGNEFFTIYIDPADETRLNRLALHNSADIRVSEYSFGGGTRAVIPSRHILIDNSFQTKLEEARRDFRFNLKDLEGGITNE